GACCCGGGCCAGCCCCGAGCGGTCCATATCGACCTCTTCGTGGTCGTAGAAAACCCAAGTGACCTCGGTGCGCGGTTGGTCGATCCGGGCCGCCAAATAGGCCATGACCGCCAAACCGCCTTTCATATCAACTGAACCGCGGCCCCAAAGGTGAGGGCCGGCATCGGGCAAAACCCGGATGTCACCAGGCAAATTGTCCGCCACTGGCACTGTGTCGATGTGACCGGCTAAGACCACCCGGCCGGGAGCCGAGCCAAAAGTCCGGGCCACCAGCGTGTCGCCGTCGCGCAACAACTCGAGGTGAGGACAGGCGGCCAGGGCCTCGGCAATGGCGTCGCAAAGCGGGCCCTCATTGTCTGAGACCGACGGGGTGTTGACCATGGCCAGGGCCACCTGGGCCGGTTCGAGGGACAAATCCAGGGACATGGACCAAAGCATAGCTTTGGCGGCCCGGTCCGGCGGCTGGCTCGGCTGGCCGGTGTCCTCGAGTGCTGGCGGACAGTTTCCGCAGGCTGCCCGGCGCTGACGGAGCGCATCGGTGGCCAACCCCGTAGGCTAGGGCGTCATGACAGTCGGAGATTCGGGCATAACGGTTGGCGCCGGCCGCCGCGCCCACGGCCTAGGTTTGGCCACGGTGGCCGGGGCGCAAACCGTGTTGGAGGCCTGGTTTCCGGCACCGGCGCTGGGCCCTTTGGGTGCGGCCTGGGCCGCCGGTGAAAACACGGCCGGCGGCGGCGATGCCCCAGGTGCGGTTGGCGCAGCCGGCGCTACCAGCGGCAACGGCGCGGCCGGTGGCCCGGACCCCGGCCGGACACCGCCTAACGAGCCGACCGAACTGGTCCAGCTGGCCGGTGATGACCCGGCACCCGGCCAGATCCTGCCCGCCCAACTGGCTCAACTGGCCAGCGCCGACCCAGCCGCCTCGACCCGGCGGGTCGTGGTCGAAATCGAAATTGACCTCGACCGTCCCCCGGCCGACCCGGCTGACGCCTATCTGAGGCTGCATTTGCTCTCGCACCGCTTGGCCGAGCCCAACTCGATCAATCTGGACGGCATCTTTGGGGTGCTGCAAAACGTGGTTTGGACCTCAGCCGGGCCGTGTATTCCAGAGGAATTCGAGGCCACCCGCCTGGCTCTGAGCCTGCAAACGGGCCGGCCAGTCCAAGTTTGGGGCGTCGACAAGTTCCCGGCCATGACCAACTACGTCTTGCCGGCTGGGGTCCGCATCGCTGACGCCAGCCGGGTGCGCCTGGGCGCTCACTTGGCCCCTGGCACCACCGTGATGCATGAAGGGTTCATCAATTTCAATGCCGGCACGTTGGGCACGGCCATGATCGAGGGTCGGGTGTCGCAAGGTGTGGTGATTGAGGATGGCGCCGATATTGGCGGCGGCGCTTCGATTATGGGCACGCTTAGCGGCGGCGGCCAAGAACGCATTCGAATTGGCGCACGCTCGCTGCTGGGCGCCAACGCCGGGGTGGGGATCTCGCTGGGGCAGGACTGCGTGGTCGAGGCGGGGTTGTATTTGACTGCCGGCACCGAGGTCACCGTCATGGCCGATGCCGCCCCCCGGCTGGTCAAGGCCCGTGACCTTTCTGGGCAGTCGGGTCTGCTGTTCCGGCGGGATTCAGCCACGGGCCAGGTTCAAGCTTGGCCCCGGGCTAAGCCAACCGGTGAACTAAACGCCGCCCTGCATGACAACTGATGGCGGGGATGTCCGCTAGGCCAGACGTACAGCCCGGGGCTGGGTACCGCCGCCGCCCGGGTTTTGTCCTGGTCCTGGTTCTGGTAGCGGCGCTGGCCGTGGTGGGAGTCTTCTGGACGCTGAATTTGGGCGAGCCGCGCGGCCAAGGCTCCTTTAGGGCCATTTGCACGGCGGTAAGTGATGTCGGATCGGCCAGCTTGGAACCCGACCAGGCCGAAAACGCCGCCCTGATTTCGGCTGTCGGCCAAGCCCGGGGGATGGGGCCACGGGCGGTGACGATTGGCCTGGCCACGGCCATGCAGGAGTCAAAGTTGCGCAATTTGACTTATGGTGACCGTGATTCTCTGGGCCTGTTTCAACAGCGACCTTCACAGGGTTGGGGCAGCCGGGAGGAGGTCTTGAACCCGATCTACGCCTCAAATAGATTCTTCATGGCCCTATCCCACGTTGCCGGCTACGAGGACATGGCTGTCACCGAGGCCGCCCAGGCCGTTCAGCGCTCTGGTTTCCCCGAGGCCTACGCGGGTCACGAAGCCGCAGCCCGGTCTTGGGCCTCGGCCTTGAGCGGGCATTCGCCGGCCGCTTTGACCTGCGAATTGTGGCAGGCCACCGCGCCTGGCTCGGCCACCGAGTTGGCCCAAGTTCATTGGGACGAATGGCAAAGCGAAAACGCCCAGGTGGTTGAGAACACGGTCACCGTCACGGTGGCCGACCAAACCGCCGCCTGGGCCCAGGCCCAGTGGGCCGTGGCCAAGGCGGCCAGGCTGGGGGTCGAATCGGTCGAATTGGTGGACCAACGTTGGGACCGGTCCACCGCGCTGTGGCAACCAACCGAAGCCCCGCCCCTGCCCAACGGTCAGGTCGTTATCACCATGGCCACCTGACCAGCCCCAACACCGCGAGGCCGAAGTTCTGCACAAACTACCCCTGACCACCAGCTTCCCGCGACTCCAGGGTTTCGCACCACACCATCCACCGCGAGGCCGAGCCCTCGCACAAACCACCACTTGACCAGCCCCAACACCGCGAGCTCAAATGTCGCCTGAAAGGGTTGTGCGAAACCTCGATGTCGCGAGCCTGAGCGGTTGCCTGGCTGGTTGGTAGGTTTTCTGCCATGTACAAGTCGGGCATTGAGGCGAGGCGAGCATGAAGGGTTGGCGCGGCTGGGCCAGCGTCATCGCGGCGGCGGGTGCGGCCGCGGTTCTGGTCAAGCGGCTGATGGACGGTGAAACAAGCGTGCTGCTGGTGGTGATCGTGGCAGCGGCGTTGCTGGTCTTCGCCGCCCTAGTAGCGCTTGGTCTGCTGACAGCGGGCAAGACCACCCAGGGCCAGCTCGAAGGCACCGGCGCTTGGCGGCATCTGGTCCGCGGCTACCTCGGTACAGCCGTGGCCAAGCTGGACCCGGACGCCCCAGTTCTGATAGGGCTGGGCGACCAAGGCTTGGCCGTGTTTGACGGCTTAAAGGAATCTGAGGTGCCGGTCTGGCAGGTCGACTGGACTGAAATTGCGAGTATTGAGGCCGGCGAAGGTGAGCTGTCCGGCAGGGTTTATCCGGCTGTGGTCTTCAGCGGCGTCCAATGGCTGGTCGTGTTCTTGCCCCGAGCTCAGGGCCACAAAATGGCGCCGGCCGGCGCCGAGGAGCTCGCCAACTTGGTCGCCGAGTTCCAACTGGCCAGGCCGGACGCCCGGCGTTTGATGCAGCTGCGCCACGAAGCCGCCCATCAGGTCGAACCGGTTGGTGGGGAAACGACGATCGACACGGATGAGCACGAACCCGGCCTGACTGACGAAGACTTGGATGGGCTCGAAGATGAACTCAGAGCTCTTGGCCTGCGACTCGATGACTACTTCGAAACCCCCCACCCGGCTGTTGACCTGGACAGCGGGATCCCAATCCTGCTGAAGTGGCTGCGCCAGGCCCCGGTCAACTCCAAGATCGCCATCGCCACCACCTTGGGGCAAGTCACAGACCGTCCCGGCGTTTTCGAGGCTTTGATCGCCGAGTTCAAGAACCAGCCCTTTCCAGGCGGCGATGACGAAAGCCAGTTCCGCTTTCAGCTGGCCGGGGTCATCCTTGAGGCCTACGACGACCGGTGGTTCGCCCAGGTCGCAGAGCTGGCCCAAGACCGTCGCTATGGTCTTGACCGAGCCGGCCTGATCGCGGCCCTACAGGCCTCGCAACTCCCAGAGGCCGTCGAGGTGCTGATTTCTCAGCTCGATGACGAGGACGTCCAGATGGAAGCCATTGACGCCCTGTTGACAATTGACAGTCCGCAAGTCACCGCCAGCCTGGAGCTGGTGCTGGCAAATCCTGGGACCAGCCAGACGGTGCGCCGGGCTGCCCGCGAGGTGCTGGATAATCTGGCCAAGTGACACGGCCGGGTCGTTTTCACCCTGGCCCTTGGCCGGTCTATGCGGGGGACTCGACGCGGAGGCCAACCAGTTCTGCGGCCTCGGCCAGGCGACGGTCATAGGTGATCAGCCTGTCAGCGTTGCAGCGCAAAGCGCTGGCCAGGTGGATGGCGTCCAGGCTACGCAGGACGGGCGGGCCGATTCGCCCGGCGCTGCCAAGGATCTGGTCGTTGATTGGGACCCGGTGGAAACCGGCGGTGGCGTCCTCCACGCTGGCCCAGATATCTGGAACCGGCTGCTGGGCGGCGAATGAACGGATGGCTCGTTCGATTTCCACCCAGGCCAAAGCCGAGGTCACCAGGTGGTCGCCGTTCTCGGTGACGCGGTCGAGGCGCAGGATCAGGGCGGCGCTTTGGTCCTCGGTCCGTACCCGCTTGATCAGGGCGCTTGAGTCGAGGTAGTAGACAGTCACTAGATCCTGTCTTCCTTTAGATCATCCAGAATTTTGTTCAGCTGGCCGCCGTCATCGATTAGTCGTTCCGGGGGCGTGCGCCGGAAGGGCACTGCCGGAGGTTCGACACAATCCGGCAAGGGACTAGCCGAAGCCTTGCCGTTGAGTTTTTCGTCGACTGCCTGGGAGACGATGGAGGCCTGACTGCGACCAGTGCGACGCGCCTCCTCGCGCAGTTGCAGAGATAGCTCTGGAGTGAGTCTTAACGAGGTGGCCACTGGACTATGGTACCGCACTTGATGCAAGACTGACTCAGGGTAGAGGCAGCAGCAGAGGCACAGGCTCACCAGGCGATGTCGTTCCCGCTCCGGGGTTGAGCAATTGCCTGATCGTCGGCCTGTTCGCCGTTTCGCAGAATCGCGGTCGATGGTTGTTGCACCTGGCAGGTTGCCACCAAACGGCTGTTGCACCTGGCAGACTGCCGCCGATTGATTGTTGCGCTTGGCATGATTAGCTTCACGTCAACCTGGGGCTTTACCCAGACGGTTATGTCATCCGCAGCAGCAGAATCCGGTCAGTCTGCTCAGCGTCACAATCGACCGTGCCGATTGTGCGAGGTGTAGCAATGATCGCCCGTCGTTGTGCTAACTGTCACAATCAATACCCTTTGTCACGCCAAGTGTCGCAGCCGATCCAGGGAGGGGTTGGCTGGGCACGGTTCACCTCACCGTCGACCGCGACGGGGTTGAGGACTGGCCTGATCTAGCTGAGTGAAGCGGCCGGCTAGACGCCTTGCCAAACCGTGTCGAAGGGGGTGTGGCCAGAAACCCGGGCCACAATCCCGGCCGTGACCATCTCCTTGGCCTGGGCTACGGCCTGATGCACCGAAGCGCCCAGGGCTAGGTGGGCGGTGATAGCAGCGGCAAAGGTGCAACCAGCACCGGAGACCCGTTCCTGGCCAATCTTGGGCACCGAAAAGACTTCGATGGAGGGCTCAGAGCCGGGCACGGACTGAACCAACACGTCTACGGCATCGGGCCCGGGCAGGTCAATCCCGCCTTTGACGACTACCGCACTGGGCCCTTGCAGCAGGATGCGCCGGCCGGCCTCAGCCAAGTCATCGACGTTACGCAGCAAGTCCATCCCGGCCAGGGTCTGGGCCTCGAAATTGTTCGGCGTGACCACGGTGGCCAAGGGCAGGATCTTGGCTTTGAGGGCATTGTCAGTGTCCAAAGCGGCGCCAGGCTCCTGGCCTTTGCAGATCAACACCGGGTCAACCACCACATGGCGCCAAGCCTTCGAGGCCAGCGCCCCAGCCACGACGTCAATGGTGGCGGGTGTGCCCAGCATGCCGACTTTGACGGTGTCCAAGTCAAAGGCAGCGTTGGCGGCCTCGAACTGGTCGGCAATCACCCCAGGGTCGATTGGCACAAACCGGTGGGCCCAACCGGCCTTGGGATCGAAGGAGACAATGCAGGTGATTGTGCCCAGGCCATAGACGCCGAGCTGCTGGAAGGTCTTCAGGTCGACTTGGATGCCGGCGCCGCCTGTGGCCTCGGAGCCAGCAATAACATAGGCCTGTCTCATCTTGGCATGGTCCTTTTCTGCGCAGGGGTCAAAACAGCCTTGGCCCCATAATTCGGTTGATTGGGAGGCGCCGGGTTTCAGCGCTGCCGGGTGGCTTTGTAGTACTCGACCATGGCCTGGGATGAGGCATCAAGCCCGGCCAGGGCCTCGGCGTCACCTTTCAGCGCCGGGGTGACCTGGTTGGCCAAGGCTTTGCCCAGTTCAACGCCCCATTGGTCGAACGAGTCGATACCCCAAACGATGCCTTGGACAAAGGTGATGTGCTCGTACAAAGCGATCAGCTGGCCCATGACCTGTGGCGTCAAGGATGGCGCCATGATTGAGGTCGATGGCCGCCCGCCGGTGAAGACCCGGGCCGGCACCAGGGCTTCGGCCGTGCCTTCGGCCCGAACTTCCTCCGCCGTCTTTCCGAAGGCCAAGGCGGCAGTCTGTGCCACAAAGTTGGCCAGGAGCAGCTCGTGAACGTCCTGTTCGCCATCTTGCAGCGGCACCGCCGGGTTGGCAAAGGCAATGAAATCTGCTGGTACCAGCTGGGTGCCTTGATGGATTAGCTGGTAGAAGGCGTGCTGGCCGTTGGTGCCGGGCTCGCCCCAGTAGACCTCGCCGGTGGTGGTGGCAACTGGGCTGCCATCCCATTTGACCGATTTGCCATTTGATTCCATGGTCAGCTGCTGCAAGTAGGCCGGGAAGCGAGCCAAATGCTGGGAGTAAGGCAGCACGGCGTGGGTCCTGGCGTCCCAGAAGTTGACGTACATGACACCAAGTAGGCCCATCAGAACTGGCACGTTGGTCTCGAACGGCTCGTCTTTGAAGTGCTGGTCCATGGCGTGCAGCCCGGCCAGGAAGGACTTGAACACATCCGGTCCCAGGGCGACCGCCAAGACGGTGCCGATGGCGGAGCTAACCGAATAGCGTCCACCGACCCAGTCCCAGAAACCGAAGGCGTTGGCCGGATCAATACCGAAATCGGCCACCTTTTCTTGGGCCGTGGAGACGGCCACGAAGTGTTTGGCCACAGCTGCGGTGGCCGAATCTTTCGACGTCACCAGGTTGCGGGCCTGGAGCAGCTCCAGCAGCCAAGAGCGAGCCAAACGGGCGTTGGTTAGCGTTTCTAGGGTGGTGAAGGTCTTCGACGCGACAATAAACAGCGTGGTCTCGGGATCCAACGTGGCCAGGCAGTCGCCAATATCCGACGGGTCAACGTTGGAGACGAAATGTGCCTTGATGGGCCCGTGGAACTCAGCCAGAGCCTGGTAAACCATGGCCGGGCCCAGGTCGGAGCCACCAATGCCAATGTTGACCACATTGGCGATCGGTTTGCCGGTCACGCCCACCCAAGAACCGGAGCGGACCGCTTCAGCAAAGGCCAAGAATTTAGCCATTTCGCCTTGGACCGCGGTGTCAACGTTGAAACCGTCAAGCATTAGCGGCGGCATACCAGGAGGTCGCCGCAGGGCGGTGTGCAAGACCGAACGGTTTTCGGTCACGTTGATGACTTCGCCGCTGTACATCGCCTCGATCCGGCCGCGCAGTCCGACCGCCTCAGCCAAGTTGACTAACAGGCGAAGGGTTTGGGGTTGGATCAGGTTCTTCGACAGGTCGACCCGCAGGTCGCCGGCTGAATAGGTCAAATCGCCGGCCCGGGTCGGATTGGCCGCGAACCAGGCTCGCATGTCAATGCCACCGGTGGCGATTTCTTGGACGTGGTCACGCAACTGCTGCCAGGCTGGAGTGCTGGTCGGTTCTATTGGGCCGCTGGTCATGGCTGACACCTTAGCGCGCCTGGAGGCCACCGGCTGGGGTCAACTGCCCTAGGGCCGCCCACTGGGTAACAATTGAGCAAAGCTGCTTGCATCTGGCCCGGCGATCCTGTTACCTGTTCAAGGCCCCAAGCTGGGGTCCGATATGACTGACAGACACCCGATATGACTGACAGACAGGAGAGGACCAATCCTCATGGCAATATCGAATAAGGCCAAAGCCTCCTTGGCGCTGGTGACAGTAGCCTGCTTGGCGCTAAGCGCTTGCGGCGGATCAAAGCGCGATGAAGGCACTGCGGACAGCGGCGGAGGCGGGGGCGATCGCGCCGCCAATGCCAAGCAGATTCTGGCCGACGCCGGCGTGGCCACGCCCGTCGACATCAAGCTCCAGTACAACACCGATCACTACGGCGGTGCCTCAGACCGCGAATACGGCATGATCAAGAAACAGCTTGAGGATTCCGGGCTGTTCAAAGTTGACCTGCAATCCAACGAATGGGTCACCTACAACGAACAACGCATCACCGACTACCCGGTTTACCA
Above is a window of Micrococcales bacterium DNA encoding:
- the pgi gene encoding glucose-6-phosphate isomerase, coding for MTSGPIEPTSTPAWQQLRDHVQEIATGGIDMRAWFAANPTRAGDLTYSAGDLRVDLSKNLIQPQTLRLLVNLAEAVGLRGRIEAMYSGEVINVTENRSVLHTALRRPPGMPPLMLDGFNVDTAVQGEMAKFLAFAEAVRSGSWVGVTGKPIANVVNIGIGGSDLGPAMVYQALAEFHGPIKAHFVSNVDPSDIGDCLATLDPETTLFIVASKTFTTLETLTNARLARSWLLELLQARNLVTSKDSATAAVAKHFVAVSTAQEKVADFGIDPANAFGFWDWVGGRYSVSSAIGTVLAVALGPDVFKSFLAGLHAMDQHFKDEPFETNVPVLMGLLGVMYVNFWDARTHAVLPYSQHLARFPAYLQQLTMESNGKSVKWDGSPVATTTGEVYWGEPGTNGQHAFYQLIHQGTQLVPADFIAFANPAVPLQDGEQDVHELLLANFVAQTAALAFGKTAEEVRAEGTAEALVPARVFTGGRPSTSIMAPSLTPQVMGQLIALYEHITFVQGIVWGIDSFDQWGVELGKALANQVTPALKGDAEALAGLDASSQAMVEYYKATRQR
- a CDS encoding 2,3,4,5-tetrahydropyridine-2,6-dicarboxylate N-succinyltransferase — encoded protein: MTVGDSGITVGAGRRAHGLGLATVAGAQTVLEAWFPAPALGPLGAAWAAGENTAGGGDAPGAVGAAGATSGNGAAGGPDPGRTPPNEPTELVQLAGDDPAPGQILPAQLAQLASADPAASTRRVVVEIEIDLDRPPADPADAYLRLHLLSHRLAEPNSINLDGIFGVLQNVVWTSAGPCIPEEFEATRLALSLQTGRPVQVWGVDKFPAMTNYVLPAGVRIADASRVRLGAHLAPGTTVMHEGFINFNAGTLGTAMIEGRVSQGVVIEDGADIGGGASIMGTLSGGGQERIRIGARSLLGANAGVGISLGQDCVVEAGLYLTAGTEVTVMADAAPRLVKARDLSGQSGLLFRRDSATGQVQAWPRAKPTGELNAALHDN
- a CDS encoding HEAT repeat domain-containing protein, which translates into the protein MKGWRGWASVIAAAGAAAVLVKRLMDGETSVLLVVIVAAALLVFAALVALGLLTAGKTTQGQLEGTGAWRHLVRGYLGTAVAKLDPDAPVLIGLGDQGLAVFDGLKESEVPVWQVDWTEIASIEAGEGELSGRVYPAVVFSGVQWLVVFLPRAQGHKMAPAGAEELANLVAEFQLARPDARRLMQLRHEAAHQVEPVGGETTIDTDEHEPGLTDEDLDGLEDELRALGLRLDDYFETPHPAVDLDSGIPILLKWLRQAPVNSKIAIATTLGQVTDRPGVFEALIAEFKNQPFPGGDDESQFRFQLAGVILEAYDDRWFAQVAELAQDRRYGLDRAGLIAALQASQLPEAVEVLISQLDDEDVQMEAIDALLTIDSPQVTASLELVLANPGTSQTVRRAAREVLDNLAK
- a CDS encoding hydroxymethylpyrimidine/phosphomethylpyrimidine kinase codes for the protein MRQAYVIAGSEATGGAGIQVDLKTFQQLGVYGLGTITCIVSFDPKAGWAHRFVPIDPGVIADQFEAANAAFDLDTVKVGMLGTPATIDVVAGALASKAWRHVVVDPVLICKGQEPGAALDTDNALKAKILPLATVVTPNNFEAQTLAGMDLLRNVDDLAEAGRRILLQGPSAVVVKGGIDLPGPDAVDVLVQSVPGSEPSIEVFSVPKIGQERVSGAGCTFAAAITAHLALGASVHQAVAQAKEMVTAGIVARVSGHTPFDTVWQGV
- a CDS encoding type II toxin-antitoxin system VapC family toxin, with amino-acid sequence MTVYYLDSSALIKRVRTEDQSAALILRLDRVTENGDHLVTSALAWVEIERAIRSFAAQQPVPDIWASVEDATAGFHRVPINDQILGSAGRIGPPVLRSLDAIHLASALRCNADRLITYDRRLAEAAELVGLRVESPA